TTGCTCAACTAAAACTCTGCAGCATAGGCTGCATGAATCCCCTCAGCCCTATACGGAAGACTGAATGACTCCGTTGTTATAACCACACCCCTTATGTGCCTGATTTTGGGGTCTCATTCGGGTCAATTTTACAAACGAGTTCATAGACAGAGACTTTAGGCGGCTCTGAGAAATAAGGAGCCATTTGATTGATAATGGCTTTTTGTTCTTCACCCTCATGGGCTTCCATATCTTCTAAGTTGTCCCAGAGAATGACCGATACGCCTTTGTCTGTGCCGGGTTCTTGGAACAGATAGGCTCCTTCAAAGCCATCAGAATAAGTTGAGATCGCTTGTTCATACAGGTGTCGAACCTCTGCAAATTTACCCGGTTTGAACTCACCAATCGCTACTGATGCAAACCGCCGCTTCAAACAATCCTGAAAGTCTGACATTGTTTACTCCTTCCGCCATTTGGGAGAAATTTGGCTAGGGTTTTGGGGTAACAAAACGAACCCCAATCGTTGATCAATCTGCCTGTCCTGGCTGAGGATTGATCCATACCCATAGGGTAGAAGGTGACCTGACCAATACTGGGGAACTTAAACAACATCTAAGGAAGTGCTAGGGATTTAATTGCCCCTAGCCGTTCATATTTATTCATCTTTTTGCTCACAATCATAAACTTTATTTATCTTGAGAAATAAAATATTGCCAGTCGGGAATGCTGAAACTTAGACATCCTCACTGCTTTTAACTCAGAATTGATGAATATCAATCTCTTAGACTCATTTTTGAGCAAAGGACTGCCATTTTTAGACCTATGCCTGATGGGTCAAACATCTTTTCGCGGCATAGATCTAGTCGGGGTTCACTTGGATGGCGTGGTCCTCAAACACCTAGATTTAACAGCCGTAAATTTGCAGGCAGCCAGCCTACAGCGGGCTAATCTCCAACGATCGATTCTGACCTCTGGATGCTTAGACCAGGCGAATATGCGGGAATGTTATCTCTACCGCAGCCACTTAGAAATGGCTTCGTTGCAGCAGACCCATTTACAGCGGGCTAATTTATCTCATGCCTACTTGATGGGGGCCAATCTTCAGGGAGCGAATCTCCACAAAGCTCAATTGATTGGCACAGATCTCCGCGATACCAATCTGATGGATTGTTTATTCCAAGATGCGAACTTAAAGGGTGCTCTCTACAGTGAAGATACTCAATTTAGCCCTTCCTTCAATCCAGTCCTTGCAGGAATGAAGCTATGGACAGCAGAAACACTGGCCAACTCCAGCGAACAAAAAGAGAGAGGGCTGAGAGAGAGGCACTGGGGCTGGCAATGTTCATAATCTTCCATTAGAGTCAGCACCCTGACAGGGGAAAGTTAAGGTTATAATTTCATTAAGAAATGTAACACGCCTATCTCTCCCCCATGTCTAAGTCACCTCATGAAACTGCTGTCGTTGTTATTGGTGCAGGCATTGGCGGCTTAACAGCAGGGGCATTGTTGGCGAAGCGAGGTTATCGTGTCAAAGTCTTTGATCAAGCCTGGGTACCAGGAGGCTGTGCCTCTACTTTTAAACGGCGGGGTTTTACCTTTGATGTGGGGGCAACCCAAGTAGCGGGTTTAGAACCCGGCGGCATCCATCATCGGATCTTTCAGGAATTGGGGGTTGAGATTCCAACCGCCAGCCATTGCGATCCGGCTTGTGCAGTCTTTTTGCCCGGAGAAACTGAACCCATCTCCGTCTGGCGAGACCCAAACCAATGGCAGGCAGAACGGGAAAAACAATTCCCCGGTAGTGATAGGTTTTGGCAGCTCCTAGCAAACCTGTTTCGTTACAACTGGGGGTTTCAATCCCGCGATCCAGTCATTCCTCCCCGTAATCTTTGGGATGGATGGCAGCTTTTACAAGCGGTTCGCCCCGATACCTTACTAACCGTGCCTCATCTATTTACGACGGTGGGTCAACTCCTCCGACTAACGGGCCTAGGCAATCAACGCCGCTTAAAAACCTTTTTAGACCTCCAACTCAAGCTTTATTCCCAGGTCAATGCCGATCAGACCGCTTTACTGTATGCCGCCACGGCGCTAGGGGTATCACAAGCGCCCCAAGGCTTGTTTCATTTGCATGGCAGTATGCAGGTGCTCAGCGATCGCATCGTCGAAGCCCTGAAAAAACATGGGGGTGAACTGCATATGGGCCATAGCGTTGACCAAATCCAGGTGCATAACCAGGAATTTTTAGGTGCATTAATCCGTCAGCAAAAAACAGGTAAGACTTGGACGGAATCGGCGGACCATGTAGTGGCGAATGTGACGGTACAAAATCTCGTTCGCTTACTGGGAGAGGATGCGCCTCGACAATATCAACAGCGAGTCAAAAAACTGCCGCCCTCCTCTGGGGCCTTTGTGATTTATCTCGGGGTAGAGGAAGACGCAATTCCTGCCAATTGCCCGCCCCATCTGCAGTTTCTCTATGACTATGACGGCCCCATTGGCGAAAATAACTCTCTGTTTGTATCGGTGAGCCGATCAGGGGATGGCCGCGCCCCAGAAGGTAAAGCCACCATCATCGCGTCTTCCTTTACGGATCCAACGTTATGGGAAAAGGCGGAGAATTATGAGGGGTTGAAGCAAGCGTATATTGAGGGTGCGATCGCACGCCTGAGTCAATATTTTCACCTCACCCCAGACACTATCATTCACCAGGAGGCAGCGACTCCCAGAACCTTTGCTCACTTTACAGGCCGCAGCCAAGGCATCGTCGGTGGCATCGGTCAGCGCCTGTCTACCTTTGGCCCCTTTGGATTTGCAACTCGAACACCAATCAAGCGGCTATGGCTAGTGGGGGATTCCACTCATCCCGGCGAAGGCACAGCAGGAGTCAGTTATTCTGCCTTGACTGCCGTCAATCAATTGATGGCAATGGACGGTACGCTCTCGGTGCAGTAATCATTGCAGCTCTCTCTGCCTTCGCTCTTATATATGTCAGAGTATAGGGAGCGACGGTAGCCAATATGACCAGCCTACAGAGACCCACCACATCCCATCAACAACTTTACAACGCTGATTTCGCCCAATGGATCACTCAAGCCACCTTGCTATTACAGCAGGGAAAATTTGACGAACTGGACATTGAGAACCTGATTGAAGAGGTGGAAGACTTGGGGAAACGCGATCGGCGTGCACTCTGTAGCAATTTGGAAATTGTGCTGCTTCACTTACTCAAATGGCAATTTCAACCAGAGCAACGATCTGCTAGTTGGCGCGGCTCCATTCGAGAACACCGACGACGAATCGCCCGCATCCTCAAAGAATCTCCTAGTCTGAATGCTTATCTCCAGCAAGAATATGAGGATTGCTATACGGAAGCAAGATTACAAGCCGCTGATGAAACTGGCCTACTTCTAGCCACTTTTCCAACGGAGTGCCCCTATTCAATAGAACAAGCCCTGAATGGGGAGTTTTTACCAGACAAAGACTAGAGCAAGTTCGTTGAGTGGGTCAGTCATTACAGAGCTAACAGAGAATCATGGAGTAAGAGGTCCAATAATCTGTTCTTCGCAACCAACTCAAAAAACCTAGCGTTACTTTTTCGTCTTACTGCTACCTTTCAGCGATCTTTGTCACTTCAAGTAGAGAACGGATCTCAAAGGCGGGGACAGTATCTGATGTATTACGCTTTCCCTGTCGATTGAGCCACACTGAGATAGCTCCAACTCCATTAGCCCCTGCAACATCTGACTCTAAAGAATCGCCAATATGCATCAGTTGTTCAGGTTCACAACCCACTTGTGCACAAGCAGACAGAAATATTTCGGCATGGGGCTTTTTGACGCCAATACCCTGAGACAAAATTACGAAATCAAAATAACCAGACAAGCCACACTGCTCTGGATCGCTATTCCCATTAGAGATCAGACCAATGGCAAAGAGATCCTTGAGAGCATCTAAGCAAGGGATGGCATCAGGATAGAGTTCGACATCTTCAAACCGATGTTTTAGATAGAGCTGGTTCAAGACAGCCGCCAGTGCTGGATCATCCCAATGAATCAACTCCAATGTTCGTTGAAAAGCCTTTAGCCTTATTTGTTCAAGATCAACGGTTGTTCCTTTCAACTCAGCTGCAACTGTATTGCGAATATCGATCATTTTGTCTACAGTCAACTGGGCTGTAGCTCGATCAGGAACGTGACGTCTCAATTCCTGGAGCGTGAGAGCTAGAGAATGATGCATGACTTTCTCAAAATCCCACAAAGTCATATCGCCATCAAAAGAAATGACTTTGATCTTATCTAGGTCGTGTGCAGCCATGGTTCAGTGAGACGATTATCACCTCTAGTGAGTCTAGAGATTGGTAGAAGCTGGTTGTTCCAATAGTTCCAGTAAACCCACCGTACCGACAAAAAACGTGTATAGCCCATAAGGAATTGGGGATTGCTCGCGAGACTTGGCGAATAGACTCGCCACCACCCCTTCAACAGCATGGGCTGTCAGGGCAAATCGTCCAAACCAAAGTAGCCCAATGGGCAGAGGGGGTAACGGACTTCCTGTCTGCAGCGCATATAGCGTCCATATTTCCACGCCAATCGCCGCACAAATCAGGATAGGGGAAAGAACTTTGATGACTGGGTAAAACTTTTTCATAGCTTCTCAGTAGTGGATTATTTACGAAGCTCCTTGACGCCAAAGCATCACGGTTAGCCAGAACAGAAACAATTGAATCCTCAGATCCAACGGGGCATCTACCTCAATCGTGGCTTGTCTCGACGAAAAACTGTCTGGACGAATGCGACCCAAGATCTGACTCTCTTGACGAATTTGGAATTCGCGCCGAAAAGGTGAAACGGCCTGTAAAAATAGTTTTTTAGTCCCAAAGGTTAGCTCAAGTTTTCGTCTCAGAGGATTCGGCTTCCGGGCCCGAGCAACCATTGAATCCTTGCCATCGGTGACTTGTTTCAACATCCATTCTCCAGACAGCATGGGATGCTCAATAGAGTAGCTCGTCTGGGGGAGGACAATTTCACCTTCATCCTTCATCACCTTGAATTCCACCATAGCGGTTCCTTGAGATGTCTCAATTCCATAATTCCAACCCCACATGGAAGCAGGGATACATTGCAGTTGAGTCATCATGTCCATACCCGATGCAAGATCAAACCAATGAGCTGTCCTTGCGGATCCAGCCCTCCAATTATATGAACTGCATCCACACTATTTTCTAATGCCTGATCATGAATGGCGAGAACAGCAATATCCCCTACACAAGCCTGCATTGTTTTGAGTAATGACAAACCTGAGACAATAATGCGATCGCTAATCGCATCAATATCCCAGACAAACTCAGACACCTCCAGAAACTGATACCAGCCATGATTAGGATCTTGGGGATCTAAAAGCGCAAAATCTGCTGAAACCTTAGCTAATTGTCGGGCGGAGTAGCGACGGGGGGCATCTGCCATAATGCGTTGAACAACCTCTGACTGTCTTGCATAAGCTAGTAGAGCTGAGGATAGTTCAGTGTTCTCTGTGGGGCACTGAAAAGTCATCTGAAATCCATCCCCTTCATTCGCGCGATAGGTAATATCAAATCCTTCTGTAATGAGGCGATCAAGCAACGCGGGGAAAGATACCGGTACCCAATCGGTCAGATTTAACAACTCTGGTTCTGAACAGACTGTGGCACTAGTTTCTATAGTTGGGCCATGGTTGCCCACCACTAAAAGGGTGGTTTCCTCTTCAAGATCCGCCACAACCTCCGCTTCAAACCGCTCACAGAAAGCCTGTAAGGTATCCAACGGAGCATCGAATTCACCAACAAAGGCAACCGAAGCCCCCCGCAATGGGATTGACCGATAGGGGAGAGGGGGTTGACTGCCCCCTGCCCCTGACAAAAGTGAATCCTCTGCCGCTTGATAGAAAGGGGAGCGAGTTGGTTTTATCATGGTGAGCAAGAGTGCAATCTGGACGGCCTGCTAACGGTGTGGACTCAGCTCTAACCTGTACTGACCTATCAGCCCACCGATTGACTCACTTCACTGTAGACGACAACCCCAAGATTTTGAAGACAACGGTACCTCAGGCACTATGGCAAATCTGTGTGAAAGGGTTTGTACGCATCCTAATCGGTGCTGACAATCAGAAACAATACGATACCTATGACTGGGAAGCAGGATGTCATGCCCTCCGCAATCCAGACCTAACCTACCCCCAGTACTACCGTATCTCCAACTTTCATGGAGTGGAAGGGGGCTATCTCTGCAAAGAAGCTGCTGTCACCTACGACGCCGTTACCGCCTTTGCCTCTCCCCCCAGTGAAACTCGCCTTCGACAGCAAGTACTGACATCTATTCAGGGTCAGCCTCAACGAATTCTCGATTTAGGCTGTGGGACGGGTTCCATGACCTTGATACTCAAAGCCGCTTACCCCCAAGCTGAAGTCATTGGCTTAGATTTATCACCCTATATGTTGTGTCATGCCCAACACAAAAGCCAAAAGGCTCAGCTCAATATCCACTGGCTCCACGGCTTAGCTGAAACTACAGATCTAGAAGCTCACAGCTTTGATGTGATAACCCTTTGCATGGTGTTCCATGAAATGCCCCCACACATTTCTCGCTTGGTCTTGCAAGAATGTCGCCGATTGCTGCAACCGGGTGGGCAACTAATTATTTTGGACGGCAATCAAAAGCGCCTCCGCCATGCAGACTGGCTAATTCGACTTTTCCGAGAACCCTATTCCACGGTTTATGCCAAAGAGAGCATTCAGGACTGGACGACCGAAGCTGGCTTTGAAAATGTCAGCACCCGATATCTAGGCTGGATTCACCAACTGACTGTG
The Acaryochloris marina S15 genome window above contains:
- a CDS encoding antibiotic biosynthesis monooxygenase; this encodes MSDFQDCLKRRFASVAIGEFKPGKFAEVRHLYEQAISTYSDGFEGAYLFQEPGTDKGVSVILWDNLEDMEAHEGEEQKAIINQMAPYFSEPPKVSVYELVCKIDPNETPKSGT
- a CDS encoding class I SAM-dependent methyltransferase, which translates into the protein MDSALTCTDLSAHRLTHFTVDDNPKILKTTVPQALWQICVKGFVRILIGADNQKQYDTYDWEAGCHALRNPDLTYPQYYRISNFHGVEGGYLCKEAAVTYDAVTAFASPPSETRLRQQVLTSIQGQPQRILDLGCGTGSMTLILKAAYPQAEVIGLDLSPYMLCHAQHKSQKAQLNIHWLHGLAETTDLEAHSFDVITLCMVFHEMPPHISRLVLQECRRLLQPGGQLIILDGNQKRLRHADWLIRLFREPYSTVYAKESIQDWTTEAGFENVSTRYLGWIHQLTVGTCPTFPGEPTLKPLQTTSV
- a CDS encoding HAD family hydrolase, which gives rise to MAAHDLDKIKVISFDGDMTLWDFEKVMHHSLALTLQELRRHVPDRATAQLTVDKMIDIRNTVAAELKGTTVDLEQIRLKAFQRTLELIHWDDPALAAVLNQLYLKHRFEDVELYPDAIPCLDALKDLFAIGLISNGNSDPEQCGLSGYFDFVILSQGIGVKKPHAEIFLSACAQVGCEPEQLMHIGDSLESDVAGANGVGAISVWLNRQGKRNTSDTVPAFEIRSLLEVTKIAER
- a CDS encoding pentapeptide repeat-containing protein — its product is MGQTSFRGIDLVGVHLDGVVLKHLDLTAVNLQAASLQRANLQRSILTSGCLDQANMRECYLYRSHLEMASLQQTHLQRANLSHAYLMGANLQGANLHKAQLIGTDLRDTNLMDCLFQDANLKGALYSEDTQFSPSFNPVLAGMKLWTAETLANSSEQKERGLRERHWGWQCS
- a CDS encoding DUF29 domain-containing protein — protein: MTSLQRPTTSHQQLYNADFAQWITQATLLLQQGKFDELDIENLIEEVEDLGKRDRRALCSNLEIVLLHLLKWQFQPEQRSASWRGSIREHRRRIARILKESPSLNAYLQQEYEDCYTEARLQAADETGLLLATFPTECPYSIEQALNGEFLPDKD
- the crtD gene encoding C-3',4' desaturase CrtD, producing MSKSPHETAVVVIGAGIGGLTAGALLAKRGYRVKVFDQAWVPGGCASTFKRRGFTFDVGATQVAGLEPGGIHHRIFQELGVEIPTASHCDPACAVFLPGETEPISVWRDPNQWQAEREKQFPGSDRFWQLLANLFRYNWGFQSRDPVIPPRNLWDGWQLLQAVRPDTLLTVPHLFTTVGQLLRLTGLGNQRRLKTFLDLQLKLYSQVNADQTALLYAATALGVSQAPQGLFHLHGSMQVLSDRIVEALKKHGGELHMGHSVDQIQVHNQEFLGALIRQQKTGKTWTESADHVVANVTVQNLVRLLGEDAPRQYQQRVKKLPPSSGAFVIYLGVEEDAIPANCPPHLQFLYDYDGPIGENNSLFVSVSRSGDGRAPEGKATIIASSFTDPTLWEKAENYEGLKQAYIEGAIARLSQYFHLTPDTIIHQEAATPRTFAHFTGRSQGIVGGIGQRLSTFGPFGFATRTPIKRLWLVGDSTHPGEGTAGVSYSALTAVNQLMAMDGTLSVQ